The genomic DNA tgttttttctttttgttatcttttgaacttggggttgtaatgaatatgatgtttctttctttttgttaatctttTGAACTTGGGTTGTAATGAATATGATGATACTTAAGATGTGTTTTGTtaagatgtgttttgtttatgtaatattaattgtagttatttttataattgttcaaATATAAGAATTAGATGTAAATCCAATTAAAGagaatttgtaaaacaaaattcaaatataaaatttaagataaatcaaaataaatatttataatataaatatttataaatatttatatataatattatttaaacacATAATCGTAAATTAGTCGTAAAGTAGTTACTAcatttagtgactaattgacGACTACATTTACAACTATACAAATAGTCTTAATGTAGTCGTAAACTAGTCACTAACTTAgtgactacattacgactaatTTACGACTCATTTACGACTACAAAAAATTGTCGTAAGGTAGTCGCCATTTGGCGACTAAAATTACGACTATAAATTTAAGCGACTCTCGGTTAGCGACTACTGGTTTTAGTCGCTGTTTAGTCGTAAAACACCTTTTAGCGACTAAATAATGACTAATAGTGTAGTTGCTCttggcttgttttcttgtagtgggaGGTGATTTCAAGCCAATCAGATGTGTGTGtaaagagttatacctgttttagTGATCGTATATACAGCCAGAGCGAAGACTTGAGCCACAAGACAAAACAATCGACCATATGGTCGATCAACTTGAGCTGGAATTGAACAGACCCCTAGACTTCAacaatcgaccatttggtcgatcagaTGGTCGATCAACCCGAGCTGGACTTGACCAGACTTCCGAGACTTGACCAAGCGATCAACCCGATCGACCAAGCGATCGACCAATGGTCGatcaaatgttatttttggaaccaaaacCCGGGTTGTTCCAGTTTtctctggtttgttttattctaATGCGGTTTTTTCCTGTTTAGTTTcctattttcctataaatacacTAACTACTCATTAGGAGATActatctttttttgctttttaggatttttaagtttgtttatcAAAGTTTGTTGgatcatttgtttattttccaGTTTTTAATAGtgatttctttttcatttctcgTATTCTACAATCtctaattatgatttcacaaagatcaaacctctacctttgtgtgatcataaccaatgagtgagtagatcttttagaactttgggcttggtagattagggagatagatgattgatctatGATGTTTAATGCTTTATTTACATGAATCATTTCTTGTTTAGTGATTATAATGCTAGATTAACCTTGATCATGTTAATTCTAGATATTAAGACTTCTATGCCCAtaatgtgtttgatgaaatttctgaccaaactattcaagagctttgcattcctagccaatggaaattgatgattagggtgcttagtggtatttagacttgtttaTAATGCATGCTTATCTTGTGATTgcttttggaaattgttgatgattacttgattagcataggatctctatcatgaaagtgaattgatttgcattagtgttcttagCCTAAGGATTTTtggattgttgcttagacatctaggattgattagctatctcccaagtcattAACCTTGCGCAaggttcattttttttatcttgatttaaagcagttttaagttttttcccttgctttgtgttttctttcttttgccttgTTTAAATTTGCTTGTTAGTTAAGTTGTTCAATTAAACCAATCCTTTGTTATTAGCTTAGATTAAGTATTCATGTGTATTCCTAGCGTGTTGATCATTGCAAACTGAGGTtctataatttaattgataaaagtactacatcaatttggcgccgtttcCAGTTTGCAATCGCAATTAACCATTAGAATTTCATCTTTTCTTGGGACTATGCCATTTAATTTTGCGAATATGATTAGCTTCATGCATCTTGATGAGATGATGAATTCACTTTTGCTTGTTTTACTAATTTGTCTTCCTTGATTCTTTATGCTTTCAAAGGTACTCAAACCAAAATAAGAAGAATGGAAAGACAAGGTCATTCAAGATGTTGGCTTTGGACAATCAAACAAGCATTACTAAAGCtccaaaacctcaagaactGAGAACAAATCCGACCCTCCTCCAATAGAAGCCAATGCTTATAAAATCAAGGCAAGTTTGATTAGATTGATTCAAGCCTCTAAATTCTTGGGACTACCTTTGGAGAATCCCTATGATCATTTGGACTCCTTCGAGAGGATGTGTAGCACATTTACGATTGGAGGTGTGCCCGATGATAGTATCAAGCTcatcttattttcaatttctCTTAGAGAAAATGCAAGCCGGTGGGAGAAAGCTATACCATCATATTTGGTAAACTCTTGGGATGATTGTAAGAGGATCTTCCTGCTCAAGTTCTACTCCAAACAAAAAATGGTCCAAATGAGAAATGACATAATGGGGTTTAAGCAAGGAATCTACGAAAGTGTTCTTGAAGCATGGGAACGGCTAAAGGGTTACACTCGAGATTTCCCTCATCATGGATTCCCCAAAGAAGCTATccttattattttgtattgggGAGTGAATAAGGAGCTAAAATTGTCATTGGACATGGCTAACAACGTGAGTTTTGCAAACCTTACAATGGAACAAGGAGAGTTACTTGTTGATAATCTAGATCAAAAGTGATGGTAGCTATGGTGAAGGTTATGGGTGTTCTTTAAGGGATAGTGATGATCTGAGAAATCCTCCACCTCAAGGAGATGACACTAACACCCTCCTTAGGCAGCTTCTCCAAGGGCAAGGAAAATGAGGTATTGAGCTTGCTACAAAAATGAAGGCTATGCAAACAAAGGTTGATGACCTCTATGGTGAGCTACATGCCAAGATCGAGCACTTGAATGAGCATGTCTATAGccattcttcatcttcttccaagcATCCACTGGATGATCTACCGGGCAAGCCCAAGATCAATCCCAAGGAGTTTTCCAATGCAATCTTACCAAATGAAGTGGATATGGAACTTTTAAGTGTTGAGAGCTTGGTGGTTACTAAAGATGAGACAACCAAGGAAGGCAACAAGATAAATGATATTGTAGCGAAGAgggttgaaaagaaaaacacaccAAGTGCTGCAAcaaacaagaggaagaagaaacaaacccacCCTCCCACCATTATTTCATCTCCTATGACCTTGTGTTTGCATCCCTTAGGGCTTGTTGATGGAGCAATAGAGTACAAAGTGAAGCACAAAAGTCCTTCTTCACCCTTTTCAAGTGTCAAAGCTAGGCCAGtccttcttcaccttctctcAAGAGTCATTACTATCAACCTTCACTCTCTTTCCACCAATTCAACAGGATCTCAAGGGAGCATTAAAGCTCCTCCTCTCACTCCATTCCCTAAGGTTCACAACTAGGGCCAAGGTATGGTCATAACTTTccattgtatataccatttgcgtcttgatttctttatttttgttagtcTTTTTCTTGGAATTTTCTCACACCGAGACGGTGTGAATCaagtttgggggagggactaactgtaacgcccccaaaccATACTATGACCACGAAGGCCATCGAACTGCCCCAAGATGCCACTATGGAAACGTTCACCAATGATCCGGCCGGGTGCAAGAACAAATCAGGCCCCTTCGGCCAGTCCATCGGTGAGGTTCCCGACCATACGACACGTccttaaggctttgcaaccctacaGACACGCCGTGcgttgagccgactcggacaaagtctatatcaaTATGACTCGCTCGATTAAAAGAAATCCGATTACATTAATACTTAAAAGAGTTTACTACAAACGATTACACAAAAGGGGAACAAGGCTTAGTGCCAAAGTTTGGTTCGCAATAAAACATacttgaattttacaatagacaccaaaataaaaatactccggagtcctatcgttcaccacgccctctagttccctctagggttacctgaatcacaaaaattatcataagtaatctaagattacttagtgagctcagggttcctgcaaagAATTAAACCCCAATCCCAAACCCCCTCAACaaacaacatgcaagcataTACAACAACATGCAAACATAAACAATTAACATGCAAGCAAATAAAACAACATGCGTGCATAAATAGCTAACATGCAAGCGAGATAAACATCTAACAAGCAAGCACACAATACAACAATCTATCAGAGATAACATGCGGAAGCTGATAAGCTAAGCAAAATTATTCTACAAGCAATCGCAACTACATGCAACAATAAACATCAACATGCAACAATTcaaacttgaaataaaacaaaagttttaacaAGTTCTAGTTTATTGGGCCCTGTATGCGTCCTTTCCCTAAACCCCTCATGAATCACCGAATCGCAGCCACTAAGGCATGCGATCGGATATCACCCAAAGCCACACCCTCGTCTAGAcagcctcggccagggtagcgagcccagtaacctccgaactcttcgtaaccaaccctacaaacacacgaacatgggttgcatgtcgcggctgcatgtggTACGGAATAGGAAGGATAGCAATACCAAGTCTTACTACGCTTAGCCGGAATTTCTTGCGGACTAAAACGCCTTAAGACTTCACCGAAATTAATACTtgagtttatatgatttttaagcTCATAACTTTACAAGTATTTTAACTAGTTATCGCACTTGTTACTAGAACGTTTCGAACTAGCAACCGGCATAACCTCACCtcgcatgcatttaaacaagaaaaacccaaaagaatTTCAAGTAAATGCAACTAAATGCTTTATGCAAACCGCGCACTAGATGGATGTCTTTAATTCCCCATCTAAGCCGGCAAagtatgtgcctgaactcacagtaaACCGTCGATGATCGGTCTCCTTTGACGAAGCTTCTCTCGCGGCACACTCGGATCTCTTCTTCAGTTAGAATCGATTTCCTTATCGATTTAGCCTTGTGGTCGATAGTCGATAATCTTAGCATGcaccttctcttctttctttctttctcttgcgGCAAcacccttcttcttcctctcttctctctcgctcactttctctctcaaattttCTCTCCTTACCCCTTTATGACTTGTGCGAAAATAAGAGAGGTGGGCCACTATTTATAGAGAACTTGGGCGGTGGAGTCGACCAATGCAtgcaactcttcttcttcttcttcttagttgcTATTAGTGCATGTCTTAACACTTGGAGAGAAATCGATTAAGCCACCTTGATCTCCACTAATTCTTCCTTGAATTTGTTTAATCTCCACTAAGCTCCACTAACTCTTCTTGATTTAAATAATCATCCCACTAACTTCTTCTTGAATTATTTAATCATCCCACTAACTTCTCTTGACTTAAGCAATTTTTGGTGGAGGGAAGAATTTTTGTGGGATCGGTTAGTGTTCTCGGTCGTTCGTCGGTCAGCTCTCGGCGATTCTCGGTCTGTCTCGGTACTCTCGGCAATTTTTCTCGGACGCTCTCGGCAGCTATCGGTAATTCTCGGATTTTCTCGGTAATCCTCGGATTTTCTCGGTAATCCTCGGTAGCTCTCAGACAACTCTCGGTCTTACGGACATCTTCGGACAACTCGGCCATTTCTCGATCCGTCCAGATTTTCTCGgacttttcttctttaaattttcttcttcccttaTTGGCTTCCCTTTTTAGTCTTTTGgccttgagttttatttttgaattttaccccttggtgagggtcattacattctccccctCTTAATAGAATTCGTCCCGAATTCCATAGGGTTCCGATGGtcctgcttcatcttcttcggtAAACAACAGGGGATACTTGGCACGAATCCTATCCTCATCTACCATGTGGCGACTTTACGGTTCTGCTTTCCCCAAAATACTTGAATTTGAGGAATACTTATGTTCTTCAACTTCCGAGTCCTTCTTTGCCCTATTCCAAAAGGTCCTTCGGGGTATGTGAGGTAAGGCCCCAACTCCTCGATAGGCTCTGGCACAATTATGTTAGGATCTGGTACATGCTTTCGTAGTTGTGAAACATGGATGACTTTATGCAGTCGTAAAACCTCGGGCATAGTTAGCCGATAGGCTACTTCTCCAACTCTCTTCTCGATCAGGTATGGTCCGATAAACCTTACCGCAAGCTTTCCCACTTTACCAAAATGATCCTTTCCTTTTTGTGGTGCAACCTTCAAGTACACCATATCCCTAACTTCAAATTCCACTTCTCGTCTTTTACGGTCTGCGTACTTCTTCTGGCGGTCTTGTGCCTTCTTCATACTCTCCCGTATGAACTTGATCTTCTCCGTCGTCTCATCAATCAGTTTGTGATTGAAGCTCGTCCTTTCTCCGATTTCGGTCCAACACAAAGGTGTTCGACAAGGCCTTCCGTACATCGCTTCAAATGGTGACATGCCGATACTCGAGTGATAACTATTGTTATACGCAAATTCGACCAATGGCAAATTCTTCTCCCAATCCAATGACCATTCCAGAGCACACAATCGGATCATGTCTTCTATGGTTCGGATAGTCCTTTCCGTCTGTCCATCCGTCTCTGGGTGGAATGAGGTGCTCATGTGAGTATCTGTTCCCAATGCCCTGTGTAGATCTTGCCAAACAATGATGCGAATTTCGGATCGCGATCAGAGACAATGTTTGCTGGCATACCATGTAACTTCAGAATCTTATCTATATACTTCTCTGCCAAGACTGGTGCTTGGTCTGTACTTCTTACTGGAACCAAATGGGCTACTTTGGTTAAACGATCAACCACTACCCATACTGCGTCATTGATTCGCCCTTTTCTTATCGGTAGGCCGGTAATGAAATCCATCAAGAAAGAGTCCCATTTCCAAGTCGGTATGGGCAAGTTGCAAAGTAAACCTGCTGGCACTTGATGCTCTACCTTGATTCTTGGACATGAGTCACATTGGCTTACCCATTTTGCTACTGCTCTCTTTAGTCCAGGCCAATGATAGTATCTACGAACGTCCTTGTACATCTTGGTGCTCCCCGGGTGTATACTTAACGCTGAGCTGTGGGCCGTAGTCCGTTCCGGTCAGGTACAGTTATTCTCCCGTTGAGAAGTAAGGTGTCATCATCAGCTAAATGATAACCACTAGCATTCGGTCCTTCTGAACTCTTCAATTCCTCGATgatcttcttcaggttctcGTCCTTGGGTTGCTCTTCACGAATTCGATGCAGTAGGCTCGCTTGGGTTACGGCTTGTAATCCCAATGGCTCACTAGATTCTCCTTCTAAGGCTAAAAGCCTTACCTTCTTCAATTCGTCGGCCAAAAACTCCACGTCTTTCTCGGCATCAACTTGTGCTCTTCTTCGGCTTGGCGCATCTGCTACTACGTTTGCCTTGCCTGGGTGGTACTGAATCTTCAAATCGTAATCGGCAATGAATTCCATCCACCTTCTCTGGCGCAAATTAAGATCTGGTTGCGTGAACAAGTATTTAAGAATTTGATGATCCTTAAATACTTGGACAGATTCTCCATACAAATACGATCTCCATATTATGAATGCAAACACCACGGCTGCCATTTCTAGGTCATGTGTGGGGTAGTTCTCCTCATGCTTCCTTAACTGTCTGGAGGCATAGGCAATCACATCCAACACCAACTCTTGATGCGTCTGTAAATACATAATACGGTTGATTTGGCTCGGGTAGGGCTAACACTGGTGCTGATGCCAGCGCCCCCTTTAACTTCTTGAAAGCTTCTTCTACCTCCTCGCTCCATATAAAAGGTACTCCTTTCCCGGTGAGTCGTGTCAAAGGTTTTGCAATAGTTGAAAACCCCTTTACGAACTTCCGGTAATAGCCTGCAAGGCCTAAGAAACTTCTAATTTCCGTCACTGAGGTTGGTTTGGGCCAATCCTGGATTGCGGCAATCTTCTCCGGATCGGCGGACACGCCCTGCTCCGAAACTCGGTGTCCTAAAAATCCAATCTCCTTTTGCCAGAATTTACACTTGCTGAACTTGGCGAACAGCTTCATCTCCCTTAGTCTCTCCAACACTCTCCTCAAACGCTCCGCGTGCTCCTCTGCACTCCGTGAGTATATAAGGATGTCATCCATGAATATTATCACGAATCGACCCAAATAATCGTGGAAAAATTCATTCATTAAACGCATGAATGCTGCCGGTGCATTGGTGAGTCCAAACGGCATTACCACGAACTCATACTGGCCGTATCTTGTTTGAAACACCGTCTTCATCACATCTTGTTCTGCAATCGAGATTTGATGATAGCCGGAGGCTAAATCAATCTTCGAAAACCAACTTGCTCCTCGGAGTTGATCTAACAACTCGTCAATCCGCGGCAACGCATACTTGTCCTTGatagttatgttattgattctTTGGTAATCAATACATAAACGCATGcttccgtccttcttcttgacgaaAAGCACTGGGGCTCCCCATGGCGATGAACTCGGTCGAATAAAACGCTTCTccaacaaatcctctaactgAGTTTTAAGTTCTGCCAACTCGGTTGGTGCCATGCGATATGGTGCTTTAACAATGGGGTAGCTCCGGGCTCAAGATTTATGGTAAAAGGATGGCTTCTTGGTGGAAGCAATCCTTCCAGCGGTCTAAACACATCCCCAAAGTCCTTGACTATGGTAATGTCCTCCAATTCCATGCCTTCCTTGTCATCTCCTCCCGTTTTACTCGGGCTGATCCCGTTGAAAACTAGAGGTGTCCTTCctccattttcaaatataactCTGCTTCTGCTGCAGTCTATATGGGCTTGGTGTTCCGATAACCAATCCATTCCCAAAATAGCATCGAACCTATCCAATGGCATCACTAGAGGATTTACCGGGAGGTTCGTATCCTGCAAGACTATCGACACTTCCTTGATccatcttcttgtcttcaaAGGCGGTTGATTACCAGCAGTGTAGACATTGATGttcacttcctcctcctcacaCAAGTCTCCGAAATTGTCAGCCACTTCGGGAGTCACAAAACTATTGGACGCTCCCGAATCAAACAGTACATGTGTGGGGTTACCACCAACAAGTAATATTCCTAAACGCAAGGCCAATATAACAAAatgcaatgctaaaactaatcagaCAAACACACAAACTATCACAAACAATCACAAGAGAGTTAGAACCCAATCACAAGGTGGCTCTActcctaaagcaaaaacatttgctGGGGTTGCTTGCTTCTTCGTTGGGGGTTCCTTCACTTGGTTCGCTGTCTGAGCACGGTTCACAGTTTGGGCGTTTGGTTTGGCCGGCTTCGATGGACATGAGTTCGCATAGTGTCCTAACTCGCCACAGTAAAAACATGTGACGGCTGACAGGTTGGTACTCTTTGTTTCCTCAACGGTTGGGCAAGCTCGAGCAAAATGCCCAACTTTACCACACACATAGNTGGATTGAATGTCACTGTGTTAACGGTTGGGCAAGCTCGAGCAAAATGCCCAACTTTACCACACACATAGCATTCTCGCGGATCCATGTTGCTCACATTACAACCCCCATGGTTAACATTCATTTTAACTTTACCACGGCCTGCGCCCCAATTTCGTCCTGCTACTTGATTCCCCTTCCGAGTGTTCACAACCTTAGTCTGCTTGACtggttccttctttttctcttggGCCAAAATCTCCTTCTCTGTCTCAATGGCTTCCTCAACACTTACCGCTCTTTCTTCTACTTCTGCGACACTTCGGTATGTCACAGCGTGCAACCTTCCCTTTATGTCTTGCCTGAGTCCATTAAAGAATCTCCGGGCCATAGCTAACTCATCGTCGTTTCCTTGGTACAAATATCTCCGAAGTCTTGTAAAAACTCTTCCATAAGCTCGAACAGTCATTTCACCTTGTTCCAATCACAGGAACTGATTCTCTAGCCGATCACGCGACTCTGGTGGAAAGTATTTTTGTTCAAACTCTTTCTTAAATATTCCCCACATTATAGTCTGAAATCGATAGCGAGGAACTACGCTATCCCACCATGCACGAGCATCTTCTTCCAAGAAATTAACTTCGACCGGTCTTCTAAACTCCTCTGGACACCTTGTCATTTCAAAGTTATTTTCCAATTCTTTTATCCATGCGTCTGCTAACACTGTGTTCGGGTCACCTTTGAACTTGCGGAATCCTAGGTTCCTCAACATCATTACCAGTTTTAGAAAATGATAGGATGGATCTTCTGCTGAACAGTTTGCTTGGCTCTGCTGTTGTCGCTGGATCATGTGACTCTAAAGGTCTTGAATCATTTTAAGTGTCAGCTGGGTCTCTGGCACATTCGGCTCACTTGGTCCTTCTCCATGAGCTCGGTCTCCCCTCGGCATGTTCTGATTCGGATGGGCAGCAAACGGTCCGAACGGTGAAAATCCTGGTGGGTACATACTCTCCGGTGTACTGAATCGAGTTAAACTTGATGGTGTGTATCTCGGCGTTGCGACAGGTACATCCCATTTAGGCATATACATATTTGGTTCGAATATGCCTGGAAACGATTCCTCCCCTTGTGCATCTCCAAAATGCGAACCCCATTCCTCCGGACCAAACTGTTGACTTGAACCCCTCCCTGTGTCCGGCGAACGATGCGTCGATCTAGTCCTTTTGGATCCTTGACGAGACATCTGCATCCACGATCAACAAAGGGTTTACTTAATCCCATCTAACCCTATGTGATAAACGATCCGGATTATCTTAAGTGTCTACTGCGACCATTTGACTCgataaatcatttgaaaacgCGAGTAATATAcagcatcataaccatgctttgataccaccgttgtaacgcccccaaaccgtACTATGACCACGAAGGCCATCGGCCAGCCCCGAGATGCCACTATGGAAAcgtttgatatgctcaaatttaccctagagctactctctcaaattaagagatcactgcagtatttaggggtcgaattccacaaggactcaagactacacaataaattatagagtttttcaattatgctaaacaaattaaattgaattaaaataaacaatgcaaaatattgaataaaagctattgtaaattcagaagatcaaaaaactaggcctagggaatttctcaggaaattatgaaatattaaatcaaggAAATAAAtgggattcaaacaattaagaacagatctagaactctaaacacttatgtaaaataaatcagttcttactgcaaatattatctaaatttaaaaccagaaaatccaaatctctttgcaatattctaggtaataaatcagcaataaaatcaggtttagattgttcacaaaattattaaatcaaatctctttgcaagaaataattttgctcatcaaaaggttttatcaggaaaatcacatatattctcatatcaatttattttcctaagttattaattctagatggccaatcaaggattaatatgaagaacaacctatgatgaagatctagaaagagaaagaatcctaaataaacagatctaataattcataaaatccctgtgaaaaaaccctaaacctaacaagcaaactactcagatataagtaatgaagaacaaaatatctttctgaataacatgcaagtagagattaaaagagtaaaaggagtttagaaattcttctctacaaagcataTCTCTCTCCtatagctctcaaaaatctttcagggttgcaggaaaaataaaacttgatagaataaaacttttgggtttgcaaaaacctaaaaactatatatatatatatgtcctaaaacacgtcagagacTAGTCTtccaaatatggaaaacttcgggcaactttgtaaaactttcaaatttggctctctcgtcggtttggactgggtgtcgatcgatgctaaggcagtgtcgttcgacaccatctcctctgatcgattccaagttgatttcttgcggattattgctccaaactgatccagattgctccatccgtgctaaaatcctagaaaacctgcaaagactctaaaacatcctagaaacacatcaaaagatactaaaagactctttatatcatggttaaaaaccacaaaaacgatgctatatcaactcccccagacttagcctttggttgccctcaagcaaaacataagcttagacatgtgaaagaggtttgaaaacagggaactcactcaactgcatgatgattcttatttacactcttcatttacctgattcaagaacttacttcttatactcaaccatgattagcatcaacattccttactcaaatcccacaatcctttggaatctctgaaatctccattgtcatctcattatataaattaaagcaagtacaggtgagttcttaccttgggtgtatcgAACAGTGGAATATGGANNNNNNNNNNNNNNNNNNNNNNNNNNNNNNNNNNNNNNNNNNNNNNNNNNNNNNNNNNNNNNNNNNNNNNNNNNNNNNNNNNNNNNNNNNNNNNNNNNNNNNNNNNNNNNNNNNNNNNNNNNNNNNNNNNNNNNNNNNNNNNNNNNNNNNNNNNNNNNNNNNNNNNNNNNNNNNNNNNNNNNNNNNNNNNNNNNNNNNNNNNNNNNNNNNNNNNNNNNNNNNNNNNNNNNNNNNNNNNNNNNNNNNNNNNNNNNNNNNNNNNNNNNNNNNN from Camelina sativa cultivar DH55 chromosome 2, Cs, whole genome shotgun sequence includes the following:
- the LOC104748647 gene encoding uncharacterized protein LOC104748647 yields the protein MTVRAYGRVFTRLRRYLYQGNDDELAMARRFFNGLRQDIKGRLHAVTYRSVAEVEERAVSVEEAIETEKEILAQEKKKEPVKQTKVVNTRKGNQVAGRNWGAGRGKVKMNVNHGGCNVSNMDPRECYVCGKVGHFARACPTVNTVTFNPXMCVVKLGILLELAQPLRKQRVPTFLALHFVILALRLGILLVGGNPTHVLFDSGASNSFVTPEVADNFGDLCEEEEVNINVYTAGNQPPLKTRRWIKEVSIVLQDTNLPVNPLVMPLDRFDAILGMDWLSEHQAHIDCSRSRVIFENGGRTPLVFNGISPSKTGGDDKEGMELEDITIVKDFGDVFRPLEGLLPPRSHPFTINLEPGATPLLKHHIAWHQPSWQNLKLS